A genomic window from Gossypium hirsutum isolate 1008001.06 chromosome D12, Gossypium_hirsutum_v2.1, whole genome shotgun sequence includes:
- the LOC107946646 gene encoding MOB kinase activator-like 1A yields MSLFGLGRNQRTFRPKKSAPSGSKGAQLKKHIDATLGSGNLREAVRLPPGEDLNEWLAVNTVDFFNQVNLLYGTLTEFCTPENCPTMTAGPKYEYRWADGVQIKKPIEVSAPKYVEYLMDWIETQLDDESIFPQKLGAPFPPNFKDVVKTIFKRLFRVYAHIYHSHFQKIVSLKEEAHLNTCFKHFILFTCEFGLIDKKELAPLQELIESIIVPY; encoded by the exons ATGAGTCTCTTCGGTCTTGGAAG AAATCAGAGAACATTCCGCCCCAAAAAAAGTGCACCTTCTGGAAGTAAG GGCGCACAGCTTAAAAAGCACATTGATGCTACCCTGGGCAGTGGAAACCTAAGGGAAGCAGTGAGGCTACCTCCTGGGGAAGATTTAAATGAATGGCTCGCAGTCAACA CTGTGGATTTCTTCAATCAGGTGAATCTGCTCTATGGTACCCTGACTGAGTTTTGTACTCCTGAGAACTGTCCTACAATGACTGCAGGCCCTAA GTATGAATATAGATGGGCAGATGGCGTGCAAATCAAGAAACCTATCGAGGTTTCTGCCCCAAAATATGTCGAATATCTAATGGACTGGATTGAAACACAACTTGATGATGAATCGATATTTCCTCAAAAACTGG GTGCACCATTTCCTCCAAACTTCAAAGATGTAGTGAAGACAATATTCAAAAGACTGTTCCGAGTATATGCCCACATCTATCACTCTCACTTTCAGAAAATTGTGAGCCTTAAGGAGGAAGCCCATTTGAACACATGCTTTAAGCATTTCATACTTTTTACTTGT GAATTTGGGCTGATTGACAAGAAAGAGCTAGCTCCACTTCAAGAGCTCATTGAATCCATCATAGTCCCCTACTAA